One Aminivibrio sp. DNA segment encodes these proteins:
- a CDS encoding flavodoxin family protein produces MKLLALNGSPRADGNTFRYLTMILDRAKTQGAETELVQLCDKSLRGCRGCYECVTAKRCTLDDDFQAIFPKMAEADAILLGSPVYHSSITAELKAVLDRAGFSGRWAKNEMKKSGESYTWGTTALSGKVIVPVSTARRAGHNFAFAQMLLWAAANDCIIVGNTYWNVGVAGKGGAKNAEEDEEGTGIMTNIADRVVALLKRLQGDR; encoded by the coding sequence ATGAAACTGCTCGCCCTCAACGGAAGTCCCCGGGCCGACGGCAACACATTCCGCTACCTGACCATGATCCTGGACCGGGCAAAAACCCAGGGAGCGGAGACGGAGCTGGTCCAGCTCTGTGACAAGAGTCTCAGGGGCTGCCGGGGGTGCTACGAGTGCGTTACCGCGAAGCGGTGCACTCTGGACGACGACTTCCAGGCCATCTTCCCGAAAATGGCCGAGGCCGACGCCATACTGCTCGGTTCCCCCGTCTACCACTCTTCCATTACCGCCGAACTGAAGGCCGTTCTCGACAGGGCCGGTTTTTCCGGCCGCTGGGCAAAGAACGAGATGAAAAAGAGCGGCGAGAGCTATACCTGGGGCACCACGGCCCTTTCAGGAAAGGTCATCGTTCCGGTGAGCACCGCCCGCAGGGCGGGCCACAACTTCGCCTTCGCCCAGATGCTGCTCTGGGCCGCCGCGAACGACTGCATCATCGTGGGCAATACCTACTGGAACGTGGGCGTCGCCGGGAAGGGCGGCGCGAAGAACGCCGAAGAAGACGAAGAAGGCACCGGCATCATGACGAATATCGCCGACAGGGTCGTGGCCCTGCTGAAGCGGCTTCAGGGGGACAGGTAA